One window of the Methylovirgula sp. HY1 genome contains the following:
- a CDS encoding substrate-binding domain-containing protein — MLKLFRYVAMGVAVAVLPTIAAAQGGQGKANIFPPWQGGTNNDVVKRGFEFTVPEVDDLPDFHGDPCHAKLVLYVGGNYFFAMAPLVAEFERLNPEYKGKLYWETIPPGLLVKQLKSGGTITVGNMTWTAPADVYFAGLAKVKQRIDEGLLVGPAVPYVTNTLTIMVPKGNPAHITGLTDLGKPGVRLVMPNPEFEGIARQIKAALKKAGGAALATRVYDTKVKDGSTILTHIHHRQTPLFLMQGRADAGVTWQSEAMFQEQAHNPISHVDIPDAQNSTAIYAGAEVKSAKHPRAAKAWLSFIRSKPALAIFERYGFKAYKQAK, encoded by the coding sequence ATGCTCAAGTTGTTTCGCTACGTAGCGATGGGTGTCGCGGTCGCGGTTCTGCCGACGATTGCCGCAGCCCAGGGTGGCCAAGGAAAAGCCAATATCTTCCCGCCCTGGCAAGGCGGCACCAACAATGATGTGGTGAAACGCGGATTCGAATTCACCGTACCGGAGGTCGACGACCTGCCGGACTTCCACGGTGATCCTTGCCATGCGAAGCTCGTCCTCTATGTCGGCGGCAATTACTTCTTCGCCATGGCGCCGCTGGTGGCCGAATTCGAGCGCTTGAATCCCGAATATAAGGGCAAGCTCTATTGGGAGACGATCCCACCCGGCCTGTTGGTGAAGCAGCTTAAATCCGGTGGCACCATCACTGTCGGCAATATGACTTGGACGGCGCCCGCGGATGTCTATTTCGCCGGGCTCGCCAAAGTGAAGCAACGGATCGACGAAGGCCTGCTCGTCGGTCCCGCCGTGCCTTATGTGACGAATACTCTGACCATCATGGTGCCGAAGGGCAATCCGGCGCATATCACCGGACTGACCGATCTCGGCAAGCCCGGCGTGCGGCTGGTGATGCCGAATCCGGAATTCGAAGGCATCGCCCGGCAAATCAAGGCCGCGCTCAAAAAAGCTGGCGGCGCAGCCCTCGCCACGCGGGTCTATGACACCAAAGTCAAGGATGGCAGCACGATCCTGACCCATATTCATCATCGGCAGACGCCGCTGTTCCTGATGCAGGGTCGCGCTGACGCGGGCGTCACCTGGCAATCGGAGGCCATGTTCCAGGAGCAGGCGCACAATCCGATTTCCCATGTCGACATTCCCGATGCTCAAAACAGCACCGCGATCTATGCCGGAGCGGAAGTGAAGAGCGCCAAGCATCCGCGGGCAGCAAAGGCGTGGCTTTCCTTCATTCGTTCGAAGCCGGCTCTCGCCATTTTCGAACGCTATGGATTCAAGGCTTATAAGCAAGCAAAGTGA
- a CDS encoding TQO small subunit DoxD, giving the protein MTALTAERMTKGAYPASLGAQDWRTAAIAMLSVRVIQGFIYWGGGSRRFIYAPAKLDPTRHQWMANKFQTAMPGALFGLDHVIAYMLQHFWLLYAGVIIFSAIELIIGIALMVGLMTRAAALISIGLSIALMLMFGWQGATCIDEWTMAACNLAMGATLMLGGSGAYSLDNVLLRRNPALAERPWFRWGGGSLPLPMTESGFRKLGLAVLAFVLIFDIGTYSYYRGSVVTPFHGGPVSPTKHHLTLSKVALLSDGSVRFHVYLDAGTPEAPAHVMKAELLGADGKTLAIWNTEALTKLPASAIANDFAYNKFKASDYGLVATMGAMATVTLPPVANAQPKGATTLRLTDVSGHHFIGRLTVAAGAS; this is encoded by the coding sequence ATGACCGCATTGACTGCAGAACGGATGACGAAGGGTGCCTATCCGGCGTCCCTCGGCGCGCAGGACTGGCGCACCGCCGCCATCGCGATGCTGTCGGTGCGCGTCATTCAAGGATTCATCTATTGGGGCGGCGGCTCACGCCGCTTCATTTATGCACCGGCCAAGCTCGATCCGACGCGACATCAATGGATGGCGAACAAATTCCAGACCGCCATGCCGGGCGCCCTGTTCGGCTTGGATCACGTCATCGCCTATATGCTGCAGCACTTCTGGTTGCTCTATGCAGGCGTCATCATATTCAGCGCCATCGAGCTGATCATAGGGATCGCGCTGATGGTCGGGCTGATGACGCGTGCCGCGGCCCTGATCTCCATCGGCCTTTCGATCGCGCTGATGTTGATGTTCGGCTGGCAAGGCGCCACGTGTATCGACGAATGGACCATGGCCGCCTGCAATCTCGCTATGGGCGCCACACTCATGCTGGGCGGCAGCGGTGCCTATTCGCTCGACAATGTCCTGCTGCGCCGCAATCCGGCGCTGGCGGAGCGGCCGTGGTTCCGCTGGGGCGGCGGCAGCCTCCCCCTGCCGATGACAGAATCAGGATTCCGCAAGCTCGGCCTTGCCGTGCTTGCCTTCGTCCTCATCTTCGATATCGGCACCTATAGCTATTACCGCGGTTCGGTCGTTACTCCGTTCCACGGCGGCCCGGTCAGCCCCACCAAGCACCATCTTACGCTTTCCAAAGTGGCGCTTTTGAGCGACGGCAGCGTCCGCTTCCACGTCTATCTCGACGCCGGCACACCGGAAGCACCAGCGCACGTCATGAAAGCGGAACTCCTCGGCGCGGATGGAAAGACCCTGGCCATTTGGAACACCGAGGCACTCACCAAACTGCCGGCTTCGGCGATCGCCAATGATTTCGCATACAACAAGTTCAAGGCTAGCGATTATGGGCTGGTCGCGACAATGGGCGCCATGGCCACCGTGACCTTGCCTCCCGTCGCGAACGCGCAGCCGAAAGGCGCCACGACACTCCGCCTGACCGATGTCAGCGGCCACCACTTTATCGGCCGGCTGACCGTCGCGGCCGGAGCATCCTGA
- a CDS encoding sulfite exporter TauE/SafE family protein: protein MTFLSDILSLLSGLSIGFVLSLIGGGGSVLATPLLVYVVGVKSPHVAIGTGAIAVAVNAFANLIGHARAGHVKWNCALIFAASGFIGAGIGSTLGKHFDGQKLLLLFGIVMIVVAAQMFVNRSAEGNANLRLTAETARQLVPPLIGYGFAVGVLSGFFGIGGGFLVVPGLVAATRMSLIMAVGSSLVSVTVFGATTAANYAISGLVDWRLVALFLAGGIVGGLVGGVLATKLSKEHRALSLIFAVVVAVVGLYVVYRGVRNLLGT, encoded by the coding sequence ATGACATTTTTGAGCGATATCCTAAGTCTGCTCTCAGGTTTGTCGATTGGCTTCGTGCTGAGCCTCATCGGTGGTGGAGGTTCGGTGCTCGCGACGCCACTGCTCGTCTATGTCGTCGGCGTGAAATCGCCGCATGTCGCCATCGGGACCGGCGCGATTGCGGTCGCGGTCAATGCCTTTGCCAATCTGATCGGTCACGCCCGCGCGGGTCACGTCAAATGGAACTGCGCACTCATTTTTGCCGCGTCTGGCTTCATCGGCGCGGGGATAGGCTCGACGCTCGGCAAGCATTTCGATGGCCAGAAGCTGCTGCTGCTGTTCGGCATCGTGATGATCGTCGTAGCGGCACAGATGTTCGTCAATCGCTCCGCGGAAGGCAACGCCAACTTGCGCTTGACCGCCGAGACCGCGCGGCAATTGGTGCCGCCGCTGATCGGCTATGGTTTTGCCGTCGGCGTCCTATCGGGCTTCTTTGGGATCGGCGGCGGCTTTCTCGTCGTACCGGGTCTTGTCGCCGCGACGCGTATGTCGCTGATCATGGCCGTCGGCTCGTCCCTCGTATCGGTGACCGTATTCGGCGCGACGACGGCCGCGAATTACGCCATTTCCGGTCTCGTCGATTGGCGTCTCGTCGCCTTGTTCCTCGCCGGCGGAATTGTTGGTGGGCTCGTCGGTGGCGTCCTGGCGACAAAGCTGTCGAAGGAGCATCGGGCGCTTTCACTTATCTTCGCGGTGGTCGTCGCCGTCGTCGGCTTGTATGTCGTCTACCGCGGCGTTCGCAATCTGCTCGGCACGTGA
- a CDS encoding efflux RND transporter permease subunit: protein MNLSAPFIARPVATTLLTIGIAIAGILGFLSLPVSPLPQVDFPTIAVQAMLPGASPETVATSVASPLERRLGQIADVTEMSSTSGIGQTRITLQFSLNRDIDGAARDVQAAINAARADLPTSLRSNPTYRKLNPADAPILILTLTSKTLTRGQIYDAASNVLQQRLSQLNGIGQVIIGGSALPAVRVELNPSALFNYGVGLEDVRAALASANADSPKGAIEDHGYHYQIYTNDQATRAADYEPLIVGYRNGSPIFLSDVAQVVDSVEDLRNVGLANGKPAVVVILFRQPGANIIDTVDRIKAELPRLQAAMPSTIKLRLASDRSLTIRGSLHDTERTLIIAVILVTLVVFLFLGDVRAAIVPSVAVPVSIIGTFGLMYLVGYSLDNLSLMALTIATGFVVDDAIVVLENITRYVEAGLPRVQAALRGAREVGFTVLSISISLIAVFAPIMLMGGLLGRLFREFAVTLSMAILVSLLMSLTTTPMLCSLVLKRRSPTERRPRWSPFAMILRGYEHSLAWALRHGTAAMLTLAGAIGLTIILFIVIPKGFFPEQDAGRVIGAIQADQSISFQAMSKKLTQLMAIVSADPAVHTVVGFTGVGSGGGRAGENTGSVYISLKPLSQRNVSAEQVIARLRHKLAAIPGARLYLQSVQDIHVGGRQSNAEYQYVLQGDNAEELYTWGPKLLRALQRSKVLADVNSDQQQKGLESNVVIDRDTAARLSITPFQIDNTLYDAFGQRQVSTIYSAVNQYHVVMEVAPRYWQSPQILKDIYISTSGGNPSGTQVTGAPVGTVVANSAANNPSASTPAAATSATTSAPRVINTARNATTNALASTGHGSASAGAAVSTSVETMVPLAAFAHFGHGKTPLAVNHQGLFVATTISFNLAQGTSLSAAAATIERTVRDIRMPASIHGSLQGTAKVFQSSLANEPLLIVAALAAVYIVLGVLYESYVHPITILSTLPSAGVGALIALFLFHTEFSVIALIGVILLIGIVKKNAIMMIDFALEARRVDGLDAQAAIFQACLLRFRPIMMTTVTAILGAIPLALSFGEGGEIRRPLGIAIVGGLIVSQMLTLYTTPVLYLILDRLQEWVRRDRSLPNQSYRPDLG from the coding sequence ATGAATCTGTCGGCGCCCTTCATCGCGCGTCCGGTCGCTACGACATTGCTGACCATCGGCATTGCTATTGCCGGCATCCTCGGATTTTTGAGTCTGCCGGTATCGCCGCTGCCGCAGGTCGATTTTCCGACCATAGCGGTGCAAGCGATGCTGCCCGGCGCCAGCCCGGAAACGGTGGCGACCAGCGTTGCCAGTCCCCTCGAGCGACGGCTTGGCCAGATCGCCGATGTCACCGAAATGTCGTCGACCAGCGGCATCGGGCAGACTCGGATCACGCTGCAATTCAGCCTTAACCGCGACATCGACGGTGCAGCGCGCGACGTGCAGGCGGCGATCAATGCGGCGCGGGCCGATCTGCCGACAAGTTTGCGAAGCAACCCGACCTATCGCAAGCTCAATCCAGCCGACGCACCGATCCTGATCTTGACCCTGACATCCAAGACTCTGACGCGTGGCCAAATTTACGATGCCGCGAGCAATGTGCTGCAGCAGCGCCTTTCGCAGCTCAATGGTATTGGGCAAGTGATCATTGGCGGCTCGGCTCTGCCTGCCGTTCGTGTCGAACTCAATCCGTCGGCTTTGTTCAACTATGGCGTCGGCCTCGAAGACGTGCGCGCGGCTCTCGCTTCGGCCAATGCCGACAGCCCCAAAGGTGCTATTGAAGACCACGGCTATCATTATCAGATCTACACCAACGACCAAGCGACGCGTGCGGCTGATTACGAGCCCTTGATTGTCGGCTATCGCAATGGCAGTCCGATCTTTTTGTCGGATGTCGCGCAAGTGGTGGATTCGGTAGAAGATCTTCGCAATGTGGGGCTCGCCAATGGGAAGCCGGCTGTTGTCGTGATCCTGTTCCGCCAGCCAGGCGCGAATATTATCGACACGGTGGACCGGATCAAAGCCGAACTGCCGCGTCTACAGGCGGCGATGCCGAGCACCATCAAGCTCAGACTGGCGTCGGATCGCAGTCTGACGATCCGCGGTTCGCTGCATGACACGGAGCGCACGTTGATCATCGCCGTGATACTGGTGACGCTGGTCGTGTTCTTGTTTCTTGGCGATGTTCGCGCTGCGATCGTTCCGAGCGTTGCCGTGCCGGTGTCGATCATTGGCACCTTCGGCCTTATGTATCTTGTAGGATATAGCCTCGACAATCTGTCTTTGATGGCACTGACCATCGCGACGGGTTTCGTCGTCGACGATGCGATCGTCGTGCTGGAGAATATCACCCGCTACGTCGAGGCCGGCCTGCCACGCGTTCAGGCCGCTTTGCGCGGCGCGCGGGAAGTTGGGTTCACGGTCCTTTCGATCAGCATCTCGCTCATCGCTGTCTTTGCGCCGATTATGCTGATGGGCGGGCTCCTTGGGCGGTTGTTTCGTGAATTCGCTGTGACTTTATCGATGGCGATTCTCGTGTCGTTGTTGATGTCGTTGACGACGACGCCGATGCTGTGCTCGCTCGTGTTGAAACGACGCTCACCGACTGAGCGGCGACCGAGATGGAGCCCGTTTGCCATGATATTGCGCGGTTATGAACATAGCCTCGCCTGGGCTCTGCGGCACGGTACTGCGGCGATGCTGACCTTGGCCGGTGCGATCGGCCTGACCATCATTTTGTTCATCGTCATTCCGAAGGGGTTTTTTCCCGAGCAGGATGCCGGCCGCGTTATTGGTGCGATACAGGCCGATCAGAGCATATCGTTCCAGGCCATGAGCAAAAAATTGACGCAGTTGATGGCGATCGTCTCGGCCGATCCGGCGGTGCATACCGTCGTTGGATTCACCGGCGTAGGCAGCGGCGGCGGCCGGGCCGGAGAAAATACGGGCTCGGTCTATATTTCCTTGAAGCCACTGTCGCAACGCAATGTCAGCGCGGAGCAGGTCATTGCGCGGCTGCGCCACAAATTGGCGGCGATCCCCGGCGCTCGGCTCTATCTCCAGTCCGTGCAGGACATTCACGTCGGCGGCCGGCAAAGCAATGCGGAATATCAATATGTCCTGCAAGGCGACAATGCTGAGGAGCTTTACACTTGGGGACCGAAGCTATTGCGCGCATTGCAGCGGAGCAAGGTTCTCGCAGACGTCAATTCGGATCAACAGCAGAAGGGCCTCGAGTCGAACGTGGTCATCGATCGCGACACGGCGGCGCGGCTTAGCATAACGCCCTTTCAGATCGACAATACGCTCTATGATGCCTTTGGCCAGCGACAGGTTTCGACCATCTATAGCGCGGTCAACCAATATCATGTGGTGATGGAGGTCGCGCCGCGTTATTGGCAGAGTCCGCAGATCCTGAAAGACATTTATATCAGTACCTCCGGCGGCAATCCGAGCGGTACGCAAGTCACGGGTGCGCCGGTTGGAACGGTCGTGGCGAACTCGGCGGCCAATAATCCATCCGCGTCGACACCGGCCGCTGCGACGTCTGCGACGACATCTGCGCCGAGGGTCATCAACACGGCGCGCAATGCGACGACAAATGCGCTGGCAAGCACCGGCCATGGTAGCGCATCAGCAGGAGCCGCGGTGAGCACATCTGTGGAAACCATGGTGCCGCTCGCAGCCTTCGCGCATTTTGGACATGGCAAGACACCGCTCGCCGTCAATCATCAAGGTCTGTTTGTCGCGACGACCATATCCTTCAATTTGGCGCAGGGTACGTCGCTCAGTGCCGCCGCGGCAACGATTGAACGCACGGTTCGTGACATCCGTATGCCGGCAAGCATTCACGGCAGTCTACAGGGGACGGCGAAGGTCTTCCAAAGCTCGCTCGCAAATGAGCCTTTGTTGATCGTGGCGGCCCTCGCCGCCGTCTATATCGTGCTCGGCGTCCTTTATGAGAGCTACGTGCATCCGATTACGATCTTGTCGACATTGCCTTCGGCGGGCGTCGGCGCATTGATCGCTTTGTTTTTGTTTCATACGGAATTCAGCGTCATCGCATTAATCGGCGTGATTCTGCTGATTGGCATCGTCAAAAAAAATGCGATCATGATGATCGATTTCGCGCTCGAGGCTCGGCGCGTCGACGGCCTTGATGCGCAGGCAGCGATCTTTCAGGCCTGTCTGTTGCGTTTCCGTCCCATCATGATGACGACGGTGACAGCTATTCTAGGCGCCATTCCTTTGGCGCTCAGCTTCGGCGAAGGTGGCGAAATTCGCCGGCCGCTCGGAATAGCGATCGTCGGTGGTTTGATCGTCAGCCAAATGCTGACGCTTTACACAACGCCAGTGCTCTATCTCATTCTGGACCGCCTGCAGGAATGGGTAAGGCGAGACCGGTCTTTGCCGAATCAGTCCTATCGTCCAGATCTCGGATAA
- a CDS encoding MdtB/MuxB family multidrug efflux RND transporter permease subunit: protein MNPSQIFILRPVATSLLMAAILLAGGFAYRFLPLSALPQVDYPTIQVQTFYPGASPEVMTSSVTAPLERQLGEMPGLDQMTSASSAGASVITLQFSLDLSLDVAEQEVQAAINAATNLLPSDLPTPPVYAKINPADAPILTLAVTSETLPLTTIEDLSETRLAQKISQQPGVGLVSISGGHRPAVRVQFNPRALASYGLNIDDVRTIITNMNVNMPKGNFDGPAQSSTINANDQITSAAQFAQVILAYRNGNPVRMSDVATVVLGPENSKIAAWANHTPAIILNIQRQPGANVIQVVDGIKKLLPQIEASLPSAINIKILSDRTTTIRASVADVEFELGLAVILVVLVIFLFLRNLPATLIPSLSVPLSLVGTLIVMFLLGFSLDNLSLMALTVSTGFVVDDAIVMIENIARYVEQGDDPLEAALLGSGQIGFTIISLTVSLIAVLIPLLFMGDVVGRLFHEFAITLAATIVISAVVSLTLVPMLCAKLVRHRSVSERSRFDVGAERAFDWVIRQYGRALTVVLEHQPLTLLVAVATLVLTVVLYIEIPKGFFPVQDTSMVQGISVAGDGISYAAMADKQRALADVLLKDKDIIGLSSFIGVDGTNMTLNSGRFLINFKPRDERQQTVSQIIRRLLHETASVDGIKLYLQPVQDLTIDSSVSRAQYHFVLENPNTKEMQTWVPRLVTRLSRLPELTNVASDMESQGRAIDLVIDRATASRFGITPATVDNMLYDAFGQRIVSTIYTQSNQYRVVMIADPDLQHTLKALTSFYLPSSSSTTNGQVPLAAIVHIEKRRGPLQITHFGQFPATNISFDVAPGASLGAAVAAIQKTEKDMKLPNSFISQMEGSAAAFSASLGNELMLIIAAIVTMYIILGILYESFVHPITILSTLPSAGVGALASLMLVGGELDVIAIIGIILLIGIVKKNAIMMIDFALDAERHQGLSPREAIYQACLLRFRPILMTTMAAILGALPLMLGTGTGSELRQPLGIAIVGGLIVSQVLTLFSTPVIYLYFDRLAQRLRPSSAAGGLAGQEAGE from the coding sequence ATGAATCCGTCGCAGATTTTTATTCTGCGCCCGGTTGCGACGTCGCTGCTAATGGCGGCGATTCTTCTGGCTGGCGGCTTCGCCTATAGGTTCCTGCCGCTCTCCGCTTTGCCGCAAGTCGATTACCCGACGATCCAGGTCCAGACTTTTTATCCTGGCGCGAGCCCGGAAGTGATGACATCGTCGGTGACGGCGCCGCTCGAACGGCAGCTAGGCGAGATGCCTGGGCTCGATCAGATGACGTCGGCAAGTTCCGCCGGCGCATCGGTCATCACGCTGCAATTCAGTCTGGATCTCAGTCTGGATGTCGCCGAGCAGGAAGTACAGGCGGCGATCAATGCCGCGACCAATCTGTTGCCGAGCGATCTGCCGACACCGCCGGTCTACGCCAAGATCAATCCGGCGGATGCGCCGATCCTGACGCTCGCGGTCACGTCGGAGACGCTGCCGCTGACGACGATCGAAGATCTGAGCGAAACCCGTCTCGCACAAAAGATCTCACAACAGCCCGGCGTCGGGCTGGTCAGCATCAGCGGTGGCCATCGGCCGGCGGTCCGAGTTCAGTTCAATCCCCGCGCCCTCGCATCTTATGGCCTGAACATCGACGACGTCCGCACGATCATCACAAATATGAACGTGAATATGCCGAAGGGCAATTTCGACGGGCCGGCTCAGTCTTCGACCATCAATGCCAATGATCAGATCACCTCCGCTGCACAATTCGCGCAGGTCATCCTGGCCTATCGCAATGGCAATCCGGTTCGCATGTCGGATGTCGCGACCGTTGTGCTAGGGCCGGAAAACAGCAAGATCGCGGCCTGGGCCAATCATACGCCGGCGATCATCCTCAATATTCAGCGTCAGCCCGGCGCCAATGTCATCCAGGTTGTCGATGGGATCAAGAAGCTGCTCCCGCAGATCGAGGCCAGTTTGCCGTCGGCGATCAACATCAAGATCTTGAGCGATCGGACGACCACCATTCGCGCGTCGGTCGCCGATGTCGAGTTCGAATTGGGTCTCGCGGTGATCCTCGTCGTTCTCGTCATCTTCCTCTTTCTGCGTAATCTGCCGGCGACGCTCATCCCGAGCCTTTCCGTGCCTCTATCGCTGGTTGGCACGCTAATCGTGATGTTTCTCCTCGGATTCAGCCTCGACAATCTGTCGCTGATGGCTTTGACGGTCTCGACCGGCTTTGTTGTCGACGACGCGATCGTGATGATCGAGAATATTGCGCGTTATGTCGAGCAGGGCGACGATCCGCTGGAGGCCGCCTTGCTCGGTTCGGGCCAGATCGGCTTCACCATCATTTCGCTCACAGTCTCGCTCATCGCTGTGCTGATCCCGCTGCTTTTTATGGGCGATGTCGTCGGCCGGCTGTTTCACGAATTTGCTATCACGCTCGCTGCGACGATCGTGATCTCCGCCGTGGTCTCGTTGACCTTGGTGCCCATGCTTTGCGCCAAGCTGGTTCGGCATCGGTCCGTCTCGGAGCGCAGTCGCTTTGATGTCGGGGCGGAGCGCGCCTTCGATTGGGTCATCCGCCAATATGGTCGGGCCTTGACCGTCGTTCTCGAGCACCAGCCTTTGACATTGCTGGTCGCCGTCGCGACTCTCGTCCTGACCGTCGTGCTCTATATCGAGATCCCCAAAGGGTTCTTTCCGGTGCAGGACACGAGCATGGTCCAGGGAATTTCGGTCGCGGGCGACGGCATTTCTTATGCCGCTATGGCGGACAAGCAGCGCGCCCTTGCCGATGTTCTCCTCAAGGACAAGGACATCATCGGCCTCAGTTCCTTCATCGGTGTCGATGGCACCAATATGACGCTCAACAGTGGCCGCTTTCTGATCAATTTCAAGCCGCGCGACGAGCGTCAGCAGACGGTGAGCCAGATCATCCGCCGGCTGCTGCATGAAACCGCCAGCGTCGACGGTATCAAACTTTATTTGCAGCCGGTGCAGGATTTGACGATCGATTCGAGTGTCAGCCGGGCCCAATATCATTTCGTTCTTGAAAATCCGAATACCAAGGAAATGCAGACTTGGGTGCCGCGGCTCGTCACCCGGTTGTCGCGCCTTCCAGAACTCACCAATGTCGCGAGCGATATGGAGAGCCAGGGCCGTGCGATCGATCTCGTGATCGACCGAGCCACCGCGAGCCGCTTCGGGATCACCCCAGCAACCGTCGACAACATGCTCTACGATGCCTTTGGCCAGCGCATCGTCTCGACCATCTATACGCAGTCCAATCAATACCGGGTCGTCATGATCGCCGATCCCGATCTGCAGCATACGCTCAAGGCGCTCACTTCATTTTATTTGCCGTCGTCATCATCCACGACCAATGGTCAGGTGCCGCTCGCCGCGATCGTGCACATCGAGAAGCGGCGTGGGCCTTTGCAAATCACCCATTTCGGACAGTTTCCGGCGACCAATATTTCCTTCGACGTTGCGCCGGGGGCGTCCCTCGGTGCGGCGGTTGCGGCCATTCAAAAGACCGAGAAGGACATGAAGCTGCCAAACAGCTTCATTTCGCAAATGGAGGGCAGCGCCGCGGCTTTCAGCGCCTCGCTCGGCAATGAACTCATGCTGATCATCGCCGCCATCGTCACGATGTATATAATACTCGGCATATTGTATGAGAGCTTCGTTCATCCGATCACCATTCTGTCGACTCTGCCGTCGGCCGGCGTCGGCGCGCTCGCGTCATTGATGCTTGTCGGTGGTGAGCTCGATGTGATCGCGATCATCGGCATCATTCTGCTGATCGGCATCGTCAAGAAAAATGCGATTATGATGATCGATTTCGCGCTCGATGCCGAGCGCCACCAAGGGCTCTCGCCGCGTGAGGCGATCTATCAAGCCTGCCTGCTGCGGTTTCGGCCGATCCTGATGACGACCATGGCGGCAATCCTCGGCGCCTTGCCTTTGATGCTTGGCACCGGCACGGGATCGGAACTGCGACAACCCTTAGGCATAGCCATTGTCGGGGGCCTCATTGTTAGCCAAGTTCTGACCCTGTTCTCGACGCCGGTCATCTATCTTTATTTCGATCGCTTGGCGCAGCGTCTGCGGCCGTCGAGCGCGGCCGGCGGTTTGGCCGGACAAGAGGCCGGCGAATGA
- a CDS encoding efflux RND transporter periplasmic adaptor subunit produces MDEHIRKTQQPKVPGESPSLKHMPYEAPSPDTRPEMPPAQKQRRRFLGFLLGLLVIVALGYAVYRVVAPSRPASPHRALAPQSVGVATIGRGDIRLILNGLGTVTPLATVTVRTQINGELQTVGFREGQMVKRGDFLAQIDPRPYELAEQQYQGQLLHDQGLLNQARTDLVRYQALVKQNSIARQQAEDQAFIVNQYEGSVKLDQAQINNQKLNIEYCHIVAPVTGRIGLRLVDPGNYVQTSDTNGIAVVTKIQPISVIFSLPEDNIPETVAQMKAGVALTAAAYDRANINRLATGKVETIDNEIDTTTGMVKFRANFPNEDAALFPNQFVNVRLLLRVLGNVVTAPNVAIQRGAPGTYVYVVNANNTVSVRKVKLGPTDGDLVQILSGLTPGDRVVTDGIDRLHDGAHVRIPASAPEHHAGSAVPTVPQPSHQH; encoded by the coding sequence ATGGATGAACACATTCGTAAGACTCAGCAGCCAAAGGTCCCGGGGGAGTCACCGTCGCTGAAACATATGCCGTATGAAGCGCCGTCTCCTGATACGCGGCCGGAGATGCCGCCGGCGCAAAAGCAAAGGCGTCGATTTCTCGGTTTTCTGCTGGGATTGCTGGTCATCGTAGCGCTCGGCTATGCGGTCTATCGGGTGGTTGCGCCGAGCCGGCCCGCCTCGCCCCATCGCGCTTTAGCCCCGCAATCGGTCGGCGTCGCGACGATCGGCCGAGGCGATATCAGGCTTATTCTCAATGGGCTCGGCACGGTGACGCCGCTGGCCACTGTGACCGTGCGCACGCAGATCAACGGCGAGCTTCAGACCGTGGGCTTTCGCGAAGGTCAGATGGTCAAGAGGGGAGATTTTCTCGCCCAGATCGATCCGCGTCCCTATGAACTCGCCGAGCAGCAATATCAGGGGCAGCTCCTGCACGATCAGGGCTTGCTCAACCAGGCCCGCACCGATCTTGTTCGCTATCAAGCATTGGTGAAGCAGAATTCAATCGCGCGCCAGCAGGCCGAAGACCAAGCCTTCATCGTCAACCAATATGAAGGCTCGGTGAAGTTGGATCAGGCGCAGATCAACAATCAGAAGCTCAATATTGAATATTGCCACATCGTCGCGCCGGTCACAGGGCGGATCGGTCTGCGCCTCGTCGACCCCGGCAATTATGTTCAGACGAGCGATACCAATGGCATCGCCGTGGTCACCAAGATTCAGCCGATCTCCGTTATTTTTTCGCTGCCCGAGGATAATATTCCGGAAACCGTCGCGCAAATGAAGGCGGGCGTCGCATTGACCGCGGCGGCCTATGACCGTGCGAATATCAATCGGCTCGCGACAGGCAAAGTCGAAACGATCGACAACGAGATCGACACGACAACGGGAATGGTCAAGTTCCGCGCCAATTTCCCAAACGAGGACGCTGCCCTTTTCCCTAATCAATTCGTCAATGTGCGTCTGTTGCTGCGGGTGCTGGGCAATGTCGTCACGGCGCCGAACGTCGCGATCCAGCGGGGGGCTCCGGGAACCTATGTCTATGTGGTCAATGCCAATAACACGGTGTCGGTGCGGAAAGTGAAGCTTGGCCCGACCGATGGCGATCTGGTCCAGATCCTGTCTGGATTGACGCCAGGCGACCGCGTCGTGACCGATGGCATCGACCGCTTGCATGACGGCGCACATGTGAGGATCCCCGCAAGCGCGCCGGAGCACCATGCTGGCTCCGCGGTGCCGACGGTTCCCCAGCCGAGTCATCAGCATTGA